One genomic window of Marinitoga sp. 38H-ov includes the following:
- a CDS encoding glycosyltransferase family 4 protein gives MKIALVSSDNSKVFQSGGKHIHQNLLEKGFKELNYNINVYYPPVNYNILSLFFLSLKNFNKIFDTSLPVMKKKLFLEHKLNYFRNLKLSNYNIVHAHDVLSAYGVNHSNIILTLHGYFAKEGLNYNDFSEKEKNKIYNYYYNIEKKALKNVKQIIAVDTRIKEYLINEFKFPEEKIEVIYNFIDTDKFKVIDDIEKNKLREELNIPKKSFIVLVPRRYVDKNGVIYAARAFKNMNDNFYFIFIGRGPLKERVSDILKNNKNARVLDNVDHDNIVKYYQVSDVVLIPSITTNEGIEEATSLSMLEGMACEKYVVCSNIGGMKEVIRDGVNGFLINQKSEKEIIKIINYIYQNSEKLSYIRSNAREYVVENHGYIQYINKLIKIYEKLLNRK, from the coding sequence ATGAAAATAGCATTAGTTTCTTCCGACAATTCAAAAGTATTTCAAAGTGGTGGAAAACATATACATCAAAACTTATTAGAAAAAGGATTTAAAGAACTAAATTATAATATAAATGTATATTATCCGCCTGTGAACTATAATATATTATCATTATTTTTTTTATCTCTAAAAAATTTTAATAAAATATTTGATACATCGTTACCTGTTATGAAAAAAAAGCTTTTTTTAGAACATAAATTAAATTATTTTAGAAATTTAAAATTGAGTAATTATAATATTGTTCATGCACATGATGTTCTTTCTGCTTATGGAGTGAATCACTCTAATATAATATTGACTTTACACGGATATTTTGCTAAAGAAGGGTTAAATTATAATGATTTTTCAGAAAAAGAAAAAAATAAAATTTATAATTATTATTATAATATAGAAAAAAAAGCTTTAAAAAACGTAAAGCAAATTATAGCTGTGGATACTAGAATTAAAGAATATTTAATAAATGAATTTAAATTCCCCGAAGAAAAAATAGAAGTTATTTATAATTTTATAGACACAGACAAATTTAAAGTTATTGATGACATTGAAAAAAATAAATTAAGAGAAGAATTAAACATTCCAAAGAAATCATTTATTGTTTTAGTCCCTAGAAGATATGTTGATAAGAATGGCGTTATTTATGCTGCTCGAGCCTTTAAAAATATGAATGATAATTTTTATTTTATATTTATTGGTCGCGGCCCTTTAAAAGAAAGAGTATCTGATATTTTAAAAAATAATAAAAATGCGAGAGTATTAGACAATGTTGATCATGATAATATTGTAAAGTATTATCAAGTTAGTGATGTGGTATTAATACCTAGTATTACAACAAATGAAGGAATAGAGGAGGCAACTTCTTTAAGTATGTTAGAAGGCATGGCTTGTGAGAAATATGTAGTATGTTCTAATATTGGTGGTATGAAAGAAGTAATAAGAGATGGAGTTAATGGATTTTTGATAAATCAGAAAAGTGAAAAAGAAATAATAAAAATTATAAATTATATATATCAAAATTCCGAAAAATTATCTTACATAAGATCAAATGCTAGAGAATATGTTGTAGAAAATCATGGTTATATTCAATATATAAATAAATTAATAAAAATATATGAAAAACTATTAAATAGAAAATAA
- a CDS encoding glycosyltransferase has protein sequence MITLNILIFSEMFPKKNNPSSGIFIIERLKELNKINDIKYDFIPISTEDNLIMKTLKKARNIKPLILPNKIQVEARSFIPLKVKLSTIDRLGILKNIPKYWIKYASKMANEIIKKVDIDYDIIHAHRVFPEGYAAYLINKKYNIPYIITAHGGEIHSISNKYYEIINLIFNNASKIIFVSEALRKIALNIFDIKEEKTVVIPNGYNQNIFKPYDKNEIRKELGIYKKNYNYVGFVGNLIPIKRADKLPDIFNLIGIKNTKFIVVGDGYLRNEIENKTKNLDILFTGRVSQNDVAKYMNAMDIMILPSRNEGWPCVVLEAQACGTDVIGSNNGGIPEAIGFEEYIVEDDDNFEYRFAKRVREVLKNGYDRNKIIDRAKEFTWENIVDKEINIYNKI, from the coding sequence GTGATTACTTTGAATATATTAATATTTTCGGAAATGTTTCCTAAAAAAAATAACCCATCTTCCGGTATATTTATTATTGAAAGATTAAAAGAATTAAATAAAATAAATGATATAAAATATGATTTTATTCCAATTTCAACTGAAGACAATTTAATAATGAAAACATTAAAAAAAGCAAGAAATATTAAACCATTAATATTACCAAATAAAATACAAGTAGAAGCTAGATCATTTATACCATTAAAAGTAAAATTATCAACTATTGATAGATTGGGAATATTGAAAAACATACCAAAATATTGGATAAAATATGCAAGTAAAATGGCAAATGAAATAATTAAAAAAGTTGATATAGATTATGATATTATACACGCTCATAGGGTTTTTCCTGAAGGGTATGCAGCTTATTTAATAAATAAAAAATATAATATTCCATATATTATTACAGCACATGGAGGGGAAATTCACTCTATTTCAAATAAATACTATGAAATTATAAATTTAATATTTAATAATGCTAGTAAGATAATATTCGTAAGCGAAGCTTTGAGAAAAATAGCCTTAAATATATTTGATATAAAAGAAGAAAAAACTGTTGTAATTCCAAATGGATATAATCAAAATATATTTAAACCATATGATAAAAATGAAATAAGAAAAGAATTAGGAATATATAAGAAAAATTACAATTATGTAGGATTTGTTGGGAATCTAATACCAATAAAAAGAGCTGATAAATTACCAGATATATTTAATTTAATAGGAATAAAAAATACAAAATTTATTGTTGTTGGAGATGGATATTTAAGAAATGAAATAGAAAATAAAACAAAGAATTTAGATATATTATTTACAGGTAGAGTATCTCAAAATGATGTAGCAAAGTATATGAATGCTATGGATATAATGATATTACCAAGCAGGAACGAAGGATGGCCATGTGTTGTTCTTGAAGCGCAAGCGTGTGGAACTGACGTGATAGGAAGTAATAATGGAGGAATTCCAGAGGCTATAGGGTTTGAAGAATATATTGTTGAGGATGATGATAACTTTGAATATAGATTTGCAAAAAGAGTAAGAGAGGTTTTAAAAAATGGGTATGATAGAAATAAAATAATTGATAGAGCTAAAGAGTTTACGTGGGAAAATATAGTAGATAAAGAGATTAATATATATAATAAAATATAG